From Astyanax mexicanus isolate ESR-SI-001 chromosome 13, AstMex3_surface, whole genome shotgun sequence, the proteins below share one genomic window:
- the tfip11 gene encoding tuftelin-interacting protein 11, whose product MSMSHLYGRRGGEEEEDGVEIEKFEVSEWDLANEFNPDRRRHRQTKEEATYGIWAEHDSDDERPSFGGKRSKDYSAPVNFISAGLRKTAAEEKQQQQQGSDDSDENEEAAAPPPPRATAPKKLQTGGNFKTSHKTFAGNIRPGQDIGSWEKHTRGIGQKLLQKMGYVPGKGLGKNAQGIVNPIEAKVRKGKGAVGAYGNERTQQSLQDFPVVDSEEEEENEFQRELGQWRRDPVSGKKKPKYSYKTVDELKAHGKLTSKSMSKPAGELAQVKVIDMTGREQKVYYSYSQMSQKHSVPEEAPLSVVAREQKSTTFALPELEHNLKLLIELTEQDILQSARRLQHEKDTVVSLTHESTALQARLSEEAEAVERLERVLELVEQMETAGDDGRPPLSLQECADAFQQLQTHFYQEYKTMGLADLAVSVVHPLLTEKLKTWDPLKDCSYALEEVGQWRAILEGTQLQNAAPDSSSMDPYHRLIWEVWVPVLRGCVAQWQPRNVGPLVDLVDCWAPVLPLWILDYILEQLIFPRLQKEVDNWNPLTDTVPIHSWIHPWLPLMQARLEPLYSPIRSKLAHALQCWHPSDASARLILQPWKDVFTPGAWEAFMVKNIVPKLALCLGELVVNPHQQLVEPFTWVMDWEGMLSLSSMVGLLDKHFFNKWLQVLCSWLSNNPNYEEITKWYLGWKSMLSETLLSHPVIKEKLNEALDIMNRAVASGLGGYMQPGARENIAYLTQTERRKDFQYEASAQQQQQERREVESSVPRPPGTVSVPPSIPTHFKDLIQAKAEENGIVFMPLVGKRHMGKQLYTFGRIMIYIERGVVFVQGKKTWVPTSLQSLIDMAK is encoded by the exons ATGTCTATGTCCCATCTGTATGGGcgtagaggaggagaggaagaggaggatgggGTCGAGATTGAGAAGTTTGAGGTGTCTGAATGGGACTTGGCCAATGAGTTTAATCCAGATAGACGTCGGCACAGACAGACCAAAGAGGAGGCTACTTACGGAATATGGGCTGAACATGATTCTGATGATGAAAGACCCAGCTTTGGAGGCAAGAG ATCGAAGGACTACTCAGCCCCTGTGAACTTTATAAGTGCTGGCCTGAGGAAGACTGCAGCTGAAGagaaacaacaacagcagcagggCTCTGATGATTCAGACGAGAATgaagaagcagcagcaccaccaccaccccgtGCTACTGCACCCAAAAAGCTTCAGACG GGTGGGAACTTTAAGACTTCCCATAAGACATTTGCTGGAAATATCCGACCAGGGCAGGATATCGGAAGCTGGGAGAAGCATACAAGAGGCATCGGTCAGAAGCTTCTGCAGAAGATGGGCTACGTCCCGGGCAAAGGCCTTGGAAAAAACGCACAGG GTATTGTAAACCCAATTGAGGCTAAAGTGCGAAAGGGCAAAGGAGCAGTGGGGGCTTATGGGAATGAGAGGACCCAGCAGTCCCTGCAAGATTTCCCTGTGGTAGACtctgaagaggaagaagagaat GAATTTCAAAGGGAGTTGGGTCAGTGGCGTAGAGATCCAGTATCAGGGAAGAAAAAGCCCAAATATTCCTACAAAACTGTGGATGAGCTTAAGGCTCATGGGAAActcaccagtaagagcatgagCAAACCTGCTGGAGAACTTGCCCAGGTCAAG GTGATAGATATGACTGGTAGGGAGCAGAAGGTGTACTACAGCTACAGTCAGATGAGTCAGAAGCACAGCGTTCCTGAGGAGGCTCCGCTGAGTGTGGTTGCGCGAGAGCAGAAGAGCACCACTTTTGCTCTGCCAGAGCTTGAACACAACCTCAAACTGCTGATTGAACTCACAGAGCAGGACATCCTCCAG AGTGCTCGACGTCTGCAGCATGAGAAGGACACAGTGGTGTCTTTGACGCATGAAAGCACCGCTCTGCAGGCCAGGCTGAGTGAGGAGGCAGAGGCTGTGGAGAGGCTGGAGCGAGTGCTGGAGCTGGTGGAGCAGATGGAGACAGCTGGAGACGATGGCAGACCGCCACTCAGCCTGCAGGAGTGTGCAGACGCCTTCCAGCAACTGCAGACGCATTTCTATCAGGAGTACAAAACCATGGGTTTAGCTGACCTCGCTGTGTCTGTAGTTCACCCGCTGCTTACTGAAAAACTCAAAACCTGGGATCCTCTAAAG GACTGTTCATATGCTTTAGAAGAAGTAGGCCAATGGAGAGCCATTCTGGAGGGAACGCAGCTTCAAAATGCTGCACCAGATTCTAGCAGCATGGACCCATACCACAG ATTAATATGGGAAGTGTGGGTTCCGGTGCTGAGAGGCTGTGTGGCTCAGTGGCAGCCCAGGAACGTGGGGCCATTGGTGGATTTGGTGGACTGCTGGGCACCTGTGCTGCCTCTCTGGATTCTGGATTACATTCTGGAGCAGCTCATCTTTCCACGACTACAGAAAGAG GTGGATAATTGGAACCCACTGACCGACACGGTACCCATACATTCATGGATCCACCCCTGGTTGCCGCTCATGCAGGCACGCCTGGAACCGCTGTATTCGCCTATCCGCAGCAAACTGGCCCATGCACTGCAGTGCTGGCACCCCAGCGATGCTTCTGCCAGACTCATCCTGCAGCCATGGAAGGATGTTTTTACCCCTGGAGCCTGGGAGGCCTTTATGGTCAAAAACATTGTACCTAAGCTAG CTTTGTGTCTAGGAGAGTTGGTGGTGAACCCACATCAGCAGTTGGTTGAACCATTCACTTGGGTGATGGACTGGGAaggcatgctctctctctcctcaatgGTGGGACTTCTTGACAagcatttttttaacaaatggCTACAG GTGTTGTGTTCTTGGCTGAGCAACAACCCTAACTATGAGGAGATCACCAAGTGGTATTTGGGCTGGAAGAGCATGCTCTCAGAGACTCTGCTCAGTCACCCAGTCATCAAGGAGAAGCTCAACGAGGCTCTTGATATCATGAACAGAGCTGTGGCTTCTGGACTAG GAGGCTACATGCAACCTGGTGCGAGGGAGAACATTGCGTATCTGACCCAGACGGAGAGGAGGAAGGATTTCCAGTACGAGGCTtcagctcagcagcagcagcaggagcggCGTGAGGTGGAGAGTAGTGTCCCACGCCCTCCAGGCACTGTCTCTGTTCCTCCATCAATACCCACCCACTTCAAAGACCTTATCCAGGCCAAGGCTGAAGAGAATGGCATCGTCTTCATGCCCTTGGTGGGAAAGCGGCACATGGGCAAGCAGCTGTACACTTTCGGCAGGATCATGATCTACATTGAGCGGGGAGTGGTGTTTGTTCAAGGCAAAAAGACATGGGTTCCTACCTCACTACAGAGTCTTATCGACATGGCCAAATAA